A part of Biomphalaria glabrata chromosome 3, xgBioGlab47.1, whole genome shotgun sequence genomic DNA contains:
- the LOC106053754 gene encoding cancer-related nucleoside-triphosphatase homolog isoform X2 — MSSFCWTSGYHKFYGTGVGKTTLIKKIHENLVKEGFQCNGFFTEEVRSNGHRIGFDVITTDKNRGQLARVSDNSNDVPVSRQTNFKVGQYTVNISSFELTALPSLYYPTKTKEERKLIYLVDEIGKMELFSQSFIQAVKKLMSQTNVYLIATIPVPKGRPLALVEELRNNPLSHVVQVTHQNRNSILSEVMTLVHSVVASQVT; from the exons ATGTCCTCTTTTTGCTGGACATCTGGTTATCATAAATTCTATGGTACCG GTGTTGGTAAAACCACTTTGATTAAAAAGATTCATgagaatctggtgaaagaaggtTTTCAGTGTAATGGCTTTTTCACTGAGGAAGTTCGATCTAATGGTCACAGAATAGGATTTGATGTTATCACAACAGATAAAAACAGAGGGCAGCTGGCCAGAGTGAG TGATAATTCCAATGATGTTCCAGTTTCAAGACAAACAAATTTCAAAGTTGGTCAATACACTGTCAATATTTCATCATTTGAGTTGACTGCTCTTCCAAGCTTATATTATCCA actaaaacaaaagaagaaagaaaactcaTCTATTTAGTGGATGAAATTGGCAAGATGGAATTATTCAGTCAAAGTTTTATTCAA GCTGTGAAAAAATTAATGTCTCAAACAAATGTGTATTTAATTGCTACAATCCCTGTGCCTAAGGGAAGACCATTAGCTCTGGTGGAAGAACTCAGGAACAATCCTTTATCACATGTAGTTCAG GTTACTCATCAAAACCGAAACAGCATTTTATCAGAAGTCATGACCTTGGTCCATTCAGTAGTTGCTAGCCAAGTAACATGA
- the LOC106053752 gene encoding homeotic protein proboscipedia-like, with product MMQLDSLSGLSSTTAGDVSNSSGPTQSHSNRLLDQPNAASLDSRHAIPGFTSVINWRSDYPVHQATGVDVCTTSGDKQTSDDEDYRPFTPPPPRERLSYTRYQLALLNGIYQEVRYPNGTQKQLIAKRVGITREQVKIWFQNRRRKDVVTKKVPSKTASSKSEVKDNANDVKDNSPTVGLQSPVSDNSSESFIRTDDDPQTLEHMDTHLCDTLKSHNTSDSRTELSPGNKDNHSPPSSTSSTSLIVSPVVLRSMIVELNKFNNEYLKLKKSKKKRKKSKGTKPALTTSAPAKLSSLPSFSSLSSCQAPRLFQNYDMLAPPNKLTPTANTTLHASETSAFRNPRSQFSSSRPWENMSTSNSSHSSFHTTDFMQSYGGLENLHSPSEMSSSSIATSSVENTLSKSLTQTHQQLYNNAQTSSDLDPNLKMQPSAMILDARMSSAARSIDYPTSSRMSQLSTAQSTHPNPHFSHLLQRHDIGFSNMDSEKCFQPSSPHHTLSLHPHHSAHFAAINRVYPFPLVAEPPVMLSNIRPTESYMQHSSWHQLSTPPHLPSSQQSTAGSHETYRPLLISSINNPYFSSTPLTYISSQSSTSSTPRWTSQTSDLNNNHFTQL from the exons ATGATGCAACTGGACAGTCTGAGTGGTCTCTCGTCAACTACTGCAG GAGATGTCTCTAACAGCTCTGGCCCAACACAATCACACAGCAACAGACTGTTGGATCAGCCGAATGCGGCCTCCTTAGATTCACGCCACGCAATCCCTGGATTTACTTCTGTGATTAACTGGAGATCGGATTATCCTGTTCATCAGGCAACAGGAGTAGATGTATGCACAACTTCCGGTGACAAACAAACATCTGACGATGAAG ATTACAGACCATTTACACCTCCGCCACCAAGAGAGCGACTGAGCTACACACGCTACCAGTTGGCACTGCTTAATGGAATCTATCAAGAAGTCCGATATCCCAATGGAACACAGAAACAACTGATAGCCAAGCGTGTGGGCATCACAAGAGAACAAGTGAAA ATTTGGTTTCAaaatagaagaagaaaagatgTGGTTACAAAGAAGGTCCCCTCTAAAACTGCTAGTTCCAAGTCTGAGGTCAAGGACAATGCCAATGATGTCAAGGACAACTCACCAACTGTGGGCCTTCAATCTCCTGTTAGTGATAACAGTTCTGAGAGTTTCATTAGAACAGATGATGACCCACAGACTCTTGAACATATGGATACACACCTATGTGATACACTCAAATCACACAACACTAGTGATAGCAGAACTGAACTATCCCCTGGTAACAAGGACAACCACTCTCCGCCGAGTTCAACCTCATCAACTTCTTTAATAGTCTCCCCTGTTGTTCTTCGGAGCATGATAGTGGAGCTGAACAAGTTTAACAATGAGTACCTAAAGctgaaaaaaagcaagaaaaaaagaaaaaaatccaaaGGGACTAAACCAGCTCTCACAACGTCTGCACCAGCTAAGTTGTCTTCCTTGCCCTCATTTTCATCTTTATCTTCTTGTCAAGCTCCACGCCTCTTTCAGAACTACGACATGCTGGCACCTCCTAATAAACTGACACCAACAGCAAATACAACATTACATGCCAGTGAAACGTCCGCTTTTCGCAATCCACGAAGCCAGTTCAGTAGCAGTCGACCCTGGGAGAATATGTccacatctaattcatctcacAGTTCTTTTCATACAACAGATTTCATGCAATCATACGGTGGTTTAGAAAACCTTCATTCTCCTTCAGAGATGTCTTCAAGCAGTATTGCTACATCATCAGTGGAGAATACTTTGTCAAAGTCTCTAACCCAAACTCATCAGCAGTTGTACAATAATGCTCAGACATCGAGTGATCTTGACCCCAACTTGAAAATGCAGCCATCTGCTATGATTCTTGATGCAAGAATGTCGTCTGCTGCCAGAAGCATAGATTATCCAACGTCTTCCAGGATGAGCCAACTCTCTACAGCGCAAAGCACTCACCCAAATCCACATTTCTCTCACTTGCTGCAGCGACATGACATTGGGTTTTCCAACATGGATAGTGAGAAATGTTTTCAGCCATCTAGCCCACACCATACTCTTTCACTGCATCCTCACCACAGCGCACACTTTGCAGCAATCAATCGTGTTTATCCTTTCCCCCTTGTGGCTGAGCCTCCGGTCATGCTATCCAACATTCGTCCCACAGAGTCTTACATGCAGCACTCATCCTGGCACCAGCTCTCAACCCCGCCACACCTGCCCTCCTCACAGCAAAGTACAGCTGGCTCACATGAGACGTACAGACCTTTACTCATCTCTTCCATCAATAACCCTTACTTCTCCTCCACTCCACTGACCTACATCTCTTCTCAGTCCTCCACATCGTCCACACCAAGATGGACTTCTCAAACTTCAGACCTGAACAACAATCACTTCACACAGCTGTGA
- the LOC106053754 gene encoding cancer-related nucleoside-triphosphatase homolog isoform X3, whose protein sequence is MAACVGKTTLIKKIHENLVKEGFQCNGFFTEEVRSNGHRIGFDVITTDKNRGQLARVSDNSNDVPVSRQTNFKVGQYTVNISSFELTALPSLYYPTKTKEERKLIYLVDEIGKMELFSQSFIQAVKKLMSQTNVYLIATIPVPKGRPLALVEELRNNPLSHVVQVTHQNRNSILSEVMTLVHSVVASQVT, encoded by the exons GTGTTGGTAAAACCACTTTGATTAAAAAGATTCATgagaatctggtgaaagaaggtTTTCAGTGTAATGGCTTTTTCACTGAGGAAGTTCGATCTAATGGTCACAGAATAGGATTTGATGTTATCACAACAGATAAAAACAGAGGGCAGCTGGCCAGAGTGAG TGATAATTCCAATGATGTTCCAGTTTCAAGACAAACAAATTTCAAAGTTGGTCAATACACTGTCAATATTTCATCATTTGAGTTGACTGCTCTTCCAAGCTTATATTATCCA actaaaacaaaagaagaaagaaaactcaTCTATTTAGTGGATGAAATTGGCAAGATGGAATTATTCAGTCAAAGTTTTATTCAA GCTGTGAAAAAATTAATGTCTCAAACAAATGTGTATTTAATTGCTACAATCCCTGTGCCTAAGGGAAGACCATTAGCTCTGGTGGAAGAACTCAGGAACAATCCTTTATCACATGTAGTTCAG GTTACTCATCAAAACCGAAACAGCATTTTATCAGAAGTCATGACCTTGGTCCATTCAGTAGTTGCTAGCCAAGTAACATGA
- the LOC106053754 gene encoding cancer-related nucleoside-triphosphatase homolog isoform X4, giving the protein MSVGKTTLIKKIHENLVKEGFQCNGFFTEEVRSNGHRIGFDVITTDKNRGQLARVSDNSNDVPVSRQTNFKVGQYTVNISSFELTALPSLYYPTKTKEERKLIYLVDEIGKMELFSQSFIQAVKKLMSQTNVYLIATIPVPKGRPLALVEELRNNPLSHVVQVTHQNRNSILSEVMTLVHSVVASQVT; this is encoded by the exons GTGTTGGTAAAACCACTTTGATTAAAAAGATTCATgagaatctggtgaaagaaggtTTTCAGTGTAATGGCTTTTTCACTGAGGAAGTTCGATCTAATGGTCACAGAATAGGATTTGATGTTATCACAACAGATAAAAACAGAGGGCAGCTGGCCAGAGTGAG TGATAATTCCAATGATGTTCCAGTTTCAAGACAAACAAATTTCAAAGTTGGTCAATACACTGTCAATATTTCATCATTTGAGTTGACTGCTCTTCCAAGCTTATATTATCCA actaaaacaaaagaagaaagaaaactcaTCTATTTAGTGGATGAAATTGGCAAGATGGAATTATTCAGTCAAAGTTTTATTCAA GCTGTGAAAAAATTAATGTCTCAAACAAATGTGTATTTAATTGCTACAATCCCTGTGCCTAAGGGAAGACCATTAGCTCTGGTGGAAGAACTCAGGAACAATCCTTTATCACATGTAGTTCAG GTTACTCATCAAAACCGAAACAGCATTTTATCAGAAGTCATGACCTTGGTCCATTCAGTAGTTGCTAGCCAAGTAACATGA